A single region of the Eulemur rufifrons isolate Redbay chromosome 8, OSU_ERuf_1, whole genome shotgun sequence genome encodes:
- the LOC138389814 gene encoding low affinity immunoglobulin gamma Fc region receptor III-A-like isoform X1 encodes MWQLLLQMALLVLVSAGMQAEDPPKAVVFLEPSWDRVLQDDNVTLKCQGDYSPGNTSTEWFHNGSLISSQDSSYFIAAARVEDSGEYRCQTSLSMLSDPVQLEVHNGWLVLQAPRWVFQEGEPIHLRCHSWKNTLVHSVTYLQNGKGRRFFHQNSDYHIPTATPDHNGSYFCRGLVGKKNVSSETMNIIVQGSTSPSVSPSFPPWHQVTFCLVMVLLFAVDTGLYFSLQRNLRSSPRDWKDHKFKWSQDPQDK; translated from the exons ATGTGGCAGCTGCTACTGCAGATGGCTCTGCTAGTTCTAG ttTCAGCTGGCATGCAGGCTG AAGATCCCCCAAAGGCTGTGGTGTTCCTAGAGCCTTCATGGGATAGGGTGCTCCAGGACGACAATGTGACTCTGAAGTGCCAGGGGGACTACTCTCCTGGAAACACGTCCACAGAGTGGTTTCACAATGGGAGCCTCATCTCAAGCCAGGACTCGAGCTACTTCATTGCAGCTGCCAGAGTTGAGGACAGCGGAGAGTACAGGTGCCAGACATCCCTCTCCATGCTCAGTGACCCGGTGCAGCTAGAAGTCCATAACG GCTGGCTTGTGCTCCAGGCTCCTCGGTGGGTGTTCCAGGAGGGGGAGCCCATTCATCTGAGGTGTCACAGCTGGAAGAACACTTTGGTGCATTCAGTCACATATTTACAGAATGGCAAAGGCAGAAGGTTTTTTCATCAGAATTCTGACTACCACATACCAACAGCCACACCTGATCACAATGGCTCCTACTTCTGCAGAGGGCTTGTTGGAAAGAAAAACGTGTCTTCAGAGACTATGAACATCATCGTTCAAG GCTCGACAAGTCCATCTGTCTCACCATCCTTTCCACCCTGGCATCAAGTCACTTTCTGCCTGGTGATGGTACTCCTGTTTGCAGTGGACACGGGATTGTATTTCTCTCTGCAGAGAAACCTTCGAAGCTCACCAAGGGACTGGAAGGACCACAAATTTAAATGGAGCCAGGACCCTCAGGACAAATAA
- the LOC138389814 gene encoding low affinity immunoglobulin gamma Fc region receptor III-A-like isoform X2, giving the protein MWQLLLQMALLVLVSAGMQADPPKAVVFLEPSWDRVLQDDNVTLKCQGDYSPGNTSTEWFHNGSLISSQDSSYFIAAARVEDSGEYRCQTSLSMLSDPVQLEVHNGWLVLQAPRWVFQEGEPIHLRCHSWKNTLVHSVTYLQNGKGRRFFHQNSDYHIPTATPDHNGSYFCRGLVGKKNVSSETMNIIVQGSTSPSVSPSFPPWHQVTFCLVMVLLFAVDTGLYFSLQRNLRSSPRDWKDHKFKWSQDPQDK; this is encoded by the exons ATGTGGCAGCTGCTACTGCAGATGGCTCTGCTAGTTCTAG ttTCAGCTGGCATGCAGGCTG ATCCCCCAAAGGCTGTGGTGTTCCTAGAGCCTTCATGGGATAGGGTGCTCCAGGACGACAATGTGACTCTGAAGTGCCAGGGGGACTACTCTCCTGGAAACACGTCCACAGAGTGGTTTCACAATGGGAGCCTCATCTCAAGCCAGGACTCGAGCTACTTCATTGCAGCTGCCAGAGTTGAGGACAGCGGAGAGTACAGGTGCCAGACATCCCTCTCCATGCTCAGTGACCCGGTGCAGCTAGAAGTCCATAACG GCTGGCTTGTGCTCCAGGCTCCTCGGTGGGTGTTCCAGGAGGGGGAGCCCATTCATCTGAGGTGTCACAGCTGGAAGAACACTTTGGTGCATTCAGTCACATATTTACAGAATGGCAAAGGCAGAAGGTTTTTTCATCAGAATTCTGACTACCACATACCAACAGCCACACCTGATCACAATGGCTCCTACTTCTGCAGAGGGCTTGTTGGAAAGAAAAACGTGTCTTCAGAGACTATGAACATCATCGTTCAAG GCTCGACAAGTCCATCTGTCTCACCATCCTTTCCACCCTGGCATCAAGTCACTTTCTGCCTGGTGATGGTACTCCTGTTTGCAGTGGACACGGGATTGTATTTCTCTCTGCAGAGAAACCTTCGAAGCTCACCAAGGGACTGGAAGGACCACAAATTTAAATGGAGCCAGGACCCTCAGGACAAATAA